The nucleotide window CCCACAAGTGTCATAATTTAAGCAAAATCCTGGATCTATCCCTGGTTGCAACATCATAGAGGCGCAGTCAAAGCCAAGTCCGCAGATTTTCCGAGGCATAGTTTACACTTAGTTCTAGATTAATATTTATATTTTATAAGCTAGAACCAAAATGAAACCAGCAGATAAAAAGCTTCTCTCGATTATTTTTTCCGAAAGTGACAGAACAGGGTCAAATTTTCAAGCCGAATAGCATTGTTTTGAGGCTGAATAACAAATGACATACATGACAAGCATAGAACGCATAGCCAGAGCGCAGACTCTACAGGAGTCGATCACTCTAATGGCTCACCCCTTATTGTAGAAGTTGCCAGTTACAATGATAAGTCTTGACAATCGCGCAGAATAGATATGTTCAACTCAGTGGCTATCGCACTGTTTCCATGACGAACGAAAATCGCCTACATCACATAAAATCTGCGTTACAACCAGTCGAGATACAATGGATTTCATCACTGAGGCGCTATGAGTCTTTTTTATCTAACTCCAATCTTAGTCTTTTTGTGTACCTAAATTAACTCATCAAACTCATGTTAAATTAGCATGATTGTCAATCATCAGTTGTTAACTTTTTCATCAATTCTTGACATTCTTGAGCTAAAATAATTGAAAAAGACTGGGCAAGATAATGAGCTTGTTTACATGCGGCAATTGCTCTATCTTTCTCATCTATTTTTTCAAAAACTAGACTTAAATAATAATATGATTGAGCTTGTGTATGCTTATCTTGAATTTCTTTAGAGATATTTATTGCTTTTTCTAAATATTCTATAGCTATATTACCATCTTCAATTATTCTCAGAACATTACCAAGATTACACAATGCAATTGCTTCCCCTGGTTTATCTTGCCTTAAAATTGCTCTATCTAGACGTTGTTGATACAGTTCGTATGCCTCTTCATACTTACCTAATTGAAAATAAACAGAGCCTAGTTCACCAATCATTCTTGCAATTAAAAAATCTGCTTGTATTCTTTTAGCTATTGAAATAGCTTCCTCAATATAACTAATCGCTTTTTTATCATCTACTTTTAAGTGTAGATAAGCCAGTCCAAGATGGTATAATGATTTTGATTGTAGACGCTCATCTGGGGTTTTTATAGCAATTTCTAAACTTTTCTCAGCAGACTCAATTGCTGTATTAAATTTTTTTAAATTTGAATAACAAAAGCTCATATTACAACATATATTGCCTTCTAACCAAAAATCTTGCAACTGCATTGCTAGTTTTAGACTTTTGTAATGATAATCAATTGCTTGCTTATAATCACCGATAGAGCTATAAATAACTCCTAACCAATCAAGTAGAATAGCAGATTTTTTAACATCTAAACCTTTATTTAGAAAATAAGAACAGAAATCAGTTATTTATTCATAATAACCCCAAGTTCGTAATTGCTCAATCAAATATTCTTGTGTTGGAGTATTTAAACGGCAATCAATTATCTTCCATGCTCTTTCAACATCTTCAACTTCACATAAATGATAAAAGGCTTCTAATAAACCCTTTATTTTCTCTAAATTAGAAGCATCTGCATTAGGATTATATTTCGTTAGCCAATTAATAACTGCTCTGTAGGAAGTTCGTCTTAGACCTTGATTCATAAGTTTGACTGTGTTGGAATTAATGCCCATTTCAGCCAATATAGTTTGACTGTAAAATAGATTAATCACTGTATTTTATAATCCTTAATTTTTTACTATTTTAAAATGAAGACACTTTCTCCAAAAGGTAAAATTGGACTTATCTAACTCATTTTTTTACTCATTATTCTAGAAAAACTGTTAAGGAAATAGAAATTATTATGTAGCATTTTGGTTGATTTTTAACCGCTTTATTATACAAAGCATGAAGCGATATTTCATGGCTAATAAATGTCTCTGGGATTTGTGGCAAAGTTCGATTAGTATGCGTAGAACTTGTTCTTCCCTAAAAATTAAACCAATTTCATGGAAGATTTTCAGTGAACGTTGCAGGCAATTCAGTACTTCTGAGTTCCTTCCAAGTTTAGCTAAAGATTCTCCTAGATTAACTAATCCTGATGCTTCCCCACAAAAATCCCCAATCTTTTGAGCAATGGCTAATCGTTGTTCATAGTATTCAATCGACTCAGAATATTTCCCTAGTGCAGCGTATTCAACTCCTATATTTCCCAGCGACTTACCTTCACCATCACGATCCCGAATTATACGAGCAATAACTAATCGTTTCCTTTGATAATCGAGTGCTTGTTCATGTTGGTTCAGCGCACTGTACACAGTTCCAATGTTTCCAAGTGCTATGCTTTCAGTTGCACGATCTTTTGTTTTCTGGGCAAGTTCTAATTGCTGCTGATAAAACTCCATCGCCTTGTAGTATTCACCCAAGTAGTTGTAAGCATTTCCTAAATTTCCAAACGTAGCACATTCTGAATAACGATCCTCAAGTTTTTGTGCAATGCTTAAAGCTTGCTCTTGTTGTTCAATAGCAGCAGGGAATTTACCTAAAGCACAGAAGACATTTCCAAGATTCACTCTTGCTCTACATTCTCCTTCTGCGTCAGTTACTTCTTGTGCAAGAAGTAACTGTTTTTGATGATACTTAACTGCTTTGGAATAGTCAGCCAGAAAGCAATAGGTTAGACCCAAATTACACATTGCGTTAGCCTTACCTATCTTATCGTTAGTTATCTTGGCAATATCTAAAGCTTTTTGACTATAGAAAATCGATTTTTAATAATCACTTAAAAACCGATAATTAGCGCTAATATTATTAAATATATCTGCGATTAGTTGATGGTCTTTAAGAGTTGTGCCAATGACAATTCCTTGATTATAGTAAGTGAGTGCTTGATTATAATTACCTAATAATGTGCTTGCTTTACCAAGTCCATTGAAACAAACAATATCTACAGAAGATTCCATCTTTCCTAAAAGGGTTTTATAAAGTTCAATCTGTTCTTCATAGTAACCCCAAGTACCAAGTTGCAAATGCAGTTCAACATTCTGACGATTGTTAAGCTTTAATGCAAAAATTTTGCTGGCTTTTTCCCAAGATTCCAGTTCACAAAGATGATGAAAGGCTTCCAGGCAGCCACGAACTTTATCTAGATTAGAAGCGTTTGGCAATGGCTTGTATTTAGTAAGCCAGTTGATGACTGCTCGATACTGTACCTTCTGCCAACGTGAAAGTTGGCTGTGTTTCAGTGTATCTAAGTTAATGCCCAAGTCATTCAAAATTGATTGACTAGAAGGGAGGAACTCAACTGAGAACATAATTTTTTAGCTCCTATGCCTGTACCAAATTCTGAAGAAATTTAGAACCAAGTGGGTCAATGTCAGATTGATTTGGGCAAGAAAGATTCCCTGGCGATCGCCAATCCTCCGTGTAATTGCCAATGCTTGCTGATGATATTCAATAGCTTTCTGATAATTACCCATACCCCCATAGATTGATCCCAAATTACCCAATGCAACTCCCTCACTAAATAATTCTTTTGTTTTCTGTACTATGGACAGGCTTTGTTCAAAGCAGGATATTGCTTGATTGTACTGTTTGGTTCGTCGGTAAAGTTCTCCCAAGCAGTTCAGGGCAATCGCTTCTCCAGAAGGATTCTCTAGCTCACGGGAGGTTGTCAGATATTGCTCAAAGTATTCAGATGCTTTTGCATAATTTTTGAGGTAGCCATAGGCGTTTCCTAAGTTCCCTAGAGCTTGGGATTCTAGGACACGATCGCCAATTTGACAGGCAATTGCACGGCACTGTTCCAAACTGTTAATTGCTTGGTGGAACTGTCTCCGATTACCATAGGTATTCCCAAGACACCCCAAGGCTCTGGCTTGTTCTGGCAGAAGTTCTGCATCTGTGGCAATTTTGAGGCTGTCTTGAAAATAACCGAACGCCTGCTTGAATTTTCCCATACCAGCATAAGCAATACCGAGATTGTTCAAAGCATTAGACTTTCCCGGAAGGTTATGGCTGACGTGCGATTGCTCCAAAGCTTTTTGAGAGTAGTAAATTGCCTCAGTGTAATTTGCAAGACGAGCATATACATTCCCTAAACCTACAAGGGCAATCACAGACAAGCTAGGCGGAACATTTTCATTTTCTGCAAGCCTCTTATAGATTTCAAATTGTTGACTGTAGTAACCCCATATCTCTAGCTGTCGATACAATGTATAAATTGTCCCAGTGATTGTATTAATAGAAACAGACAAAACAATTTCAGCTTTCTGCCATTCCACGACTTCGCAGAGATGGTGGAAGGCTTCTAAATACCCCTGTACCTGTTCTAGGTTGGAAGCATTTGCTTTAGGTTGATATTTTCCCAACCAATTATTGACTGCTCGATATTGAGAGCGTTTTGAAGATGGTTTAATGTTTTTGAGCGAATATACGTTAATATTTATTTGTTTAAGGACTGATGCACTGGAAGGTATAACACTTTTCATATTTTTCTATGAATTGCTTTGCAATATAGAAACTGACAGTTGCGCTGCTAGATCCTGACAATCTCGCAGAATAGGTATGTTCAACTCAGTAGCGATCCCTAGTGCTTCATTGCAGTATTTCATTGCTTGCTCCAGTTGTCCTAATTTTTGATGCAATACTGCCCGAACTAAATTTTTAGCTCTTGAGATTCTCTTGCAAAGGGAATCCTAATTCTTTGAACAGAGATGCAGCATCAGCAAAATATTCTTGTGCTAAAGTATGTTGATTTATGCCATAATAAATTCTTGCTAGGTCTTCTAGGATATCAGCTTTATAGTGCTTAGAGTTAGTTTCACACGAAATGTTTAAAGCTAACTGAAGATTTTTTATAGCATCTGTTATTTCTCCTTTTTTAACCAAGTTTAAGCCTATATTTCTTAATGCGTTTGCTTCGCCTTGGCGAGCGCTAATCCTACGTGAGATAGATAATTGTTGTTGATGATAATTGATTGCTTGATCGTAATCTCCGCATTTACTATATAAAATTCCTAAATTACCAAGAGCAGTGCTTTCTAAACTGGAGGCATTAATTTTGCGGGCAATCATTAAACTATCTGTATGATAATTAATTGCTTCTTGCAGATAGCCCAAACAATCATAAGCAACTCCCAAATTACCAAGAGCAGATGCTTCTCCAAAAGAATCTTCGATTTGGCGGGAAATATCTAAATATTTTTGATTGTATTCAAGCATTTGTTCATGTTTGTTAAGATGATAGCAGATTGCTCCCAAACCTCCTAAAGCAGTTCCTACTTCCTTAAGGTTATTTATTTCAATAAAAACATCTAAGGCTAGTTGACGATA belongs to Nostoc sp. NIES-3756 and includes:
- a CDS encoding tetratricopeptide repeat protein, with the translated sequence MTDFCSYFLNKGLDVKKSAILLDWLGVIYSSIGDYKQAIDYHYKSLKLAMQLQDFWLEGNICCNMSFCYSNLKKFNTAIESAEKSLEIAIKTPDERLQSKSLYHLGLAYLHLKVDDKKAISYIEEAISIAKRIQADFLIARMIGELGSVYFQLGKYEEAYELYQQRLDRAILRQDKPGEAIALCNLGNVLRIIEDGNIAIEYLEKAINISKEIQDKHTQAQSYYYLSLVFEKIDEKDRAIAACKQAHYLAQSFSIILAQECQELMKKLTTDD
- a CDS encoding tetratricopeptide repeat protein, with product MCNLGLTYCFLADYSKAVKYHQKQLLLAQEVTDAEGECRARVNLGNVFCALGKFPAAIEQQEQALSIAQKLEDRYSECATFGNLGNAYNYLGEYYKAMEFYQQQLELAQKTKDRATESIALGNIGTVYSALNQHEQALDYQRKRLVIARIIRDRDGEGKSLGNIGVEYAALGKYSESIEYYEQRLAIAQKIGDFCGEASGLVNLGESLAKLGRNSEVLNCLQRSLKIFHEIGLIFREEQVLRILIELCHKSQRHLLAMKYRFMLCIIKRLKINQNAT
- a CDS encoding tetratricopeptide repeat protein, giving the protein MKSVIPSSASVLKQININVYSLKNIKPSSKRSQYRAVNNWLGKYQPKANASNLEQVQGYLEAFHHLCEVVEWQKAEIVLSVSINTITGTIYTLYRQLEIWGYYSQQFEIYKRLAENENVPPSLSVIALVGLGNVYARLANYTEAIYYSQKALEQSHVSHNLPGKSNALNNLGIAYAGMGKFKQAFGYFQDSLKIATDAELLPEQARALGCLGNTYGNRRQFHQAINSLEQCRAIACQIGDRVLESQALGNLGNAYGYLKNYAKASEYFEQYLTTSRELENPSGEAIALNCLGELYRRTKQYNQAISCFEQSLSIVQKTKELFSEGVALGNLGSIYGGMGNYQKAIEYHQQALAITRRIGDRQGIFLAQINLTLTHLVLNFFRIWYRHRS
- a CDS encoding tetratricopeptide repeat protein is translated as MKTYILGAEGTLEEIGVGILIKLKIVKASWKRAHYRAIVNWLKQYTPSEKASNLEKVKGYIEAFYHCCEAEEYGIARNILSACINPSTRNELHTQLGLWAYYQQQLSIYYQLLKVACNTDDLALQGNTLGNLGHVYHDLGDYRQALKYHQDSLATHQKINDRLAIGRDLGNIGRAYNSLSNYSEAIKYRQLALDVFIEINNLKEVGTALGGLGAICYHLNKHEQMLEYNQKYLDISRQIEDSFGEASALGNLGVAYDCLGYLQEAINYHTDSLMIARKINASSLESTALGNLGILYSKCGDYDQAINYHQQQLSISRRISARQGEANALRNIGLNLVKKGEITDAIKNLQLALNISCETNSKHYKADILEDLARIYYGINQHTLAQEYFADAASLFKELGFPLQENLKS